Proteins encoded in a region of the Isoalcanivorax pacificus W11-5 genome:
- a CDS encoding acetyl-CoA C-acetyltransferase: MTEAYIYDAIRTPRGRGKKDGSLHTVKPLDLTVGLVHELQARFPNMDPNRIDDILLGVVTPVGDQGACIAKTTALAAGLPDTVAGYQLNRFCASGLEAVNTGAQKVASGWDDLVLVGGVESMSRIPMGSDGGAWAMDPVTNYRTGFVPQGIGADLIATIEGFSREDVDTFAAESQRRAAEAWEKGYFAKSVVPVKDQNGVVVLDRDEHVRAGTTAESLGKLQPSFAMMGEMGGFDAVALQKYHWIEKIDHVHHAGNSSGIVDGAALVMIGNEKVGKDFGITPRARVVATAISGADATIMLTGPAPAAKKALAKAGLTAEQIDLYEINEAFASVAMRFMKDLNLPAEKVNVNGGSIAMGHPLGATGAMILGTVLDELERRNLRYGLCTLCVGGGMGIATIIERL, encoded by the coding sequence ATGACCGAAGCCTATATTTACGACGCGATTCGCACCCCCCGTGGCCGGGGCAAGAAAGACGGCTCCCTGCACACGGTGAAGCCGCTGGACCTGACCGTGGGCCTGGTCCACGAGCTGCAGGCCCGTTTCCCGAACATGGACCCGAACCGGATCGACGACATCCTGCTCGGCGTCGTGACCCCGGTCGGTGACCAGGGCGCCTGTATCGCCAAGACCACCGCGCTGGCCGCCGGCCTGCCGGACACCGTGGCCGGTTACCAGCTCAACCGCTTCTGCGCCTCGGGCCTGGAAGCCGTGAACACCGGCGCGCAGAAAGTCGCTTCCGGCTGGGATGACCTGGTGCTGGTCGGTGGTGTGGAATCCATGAGCCGCATTCCGATGGGCTCTGACGGCGGTGCCTGGGCCATGGACCCGGTGACCAACTACCGCACCGGCTTTGTGCCGCAGGGCATTGGCGCCGACCTGATCGCCACCATCGAAGGCTTTTCCCGTGAAGACGTGGACACCTTCGCCGCCGAATCCCAGCGCCGCGCGGCGGAAGCCTGGGAAAAAGGCTACTTTGCGAAATCCGTGGTTCCGGTAAAAGACCAGAACGGTGTCGTGGTACTCGACCGTGACGAGCACGTCCGCGCCGGCACCACTGCGGAATCCCTCGGCAAGCTGCAACCCTCGTTCGCCATGATGGGCGAGATGGGGGGCTTCGATGCCGTGGCGCTGCAGAAATACCACTGGATCGAAAAGATCGACCACGTACACCACGCCGGCAACTCCTCCGGCATCGTTGACGGCGCCGCGCTGGTGATGATCGGCAACGAAAAAGTGGGCAAGGATTTCGGCATCACGCCGCGTGCCCGCGTGGTCGCCACCGCCATCAGCGGTGCCGACGCCACCATCATGCTCACCGGGCCGGCCCCGGCGGCGAAAAAGGCCCTGGCGAAAGCCGGCCTGACCGCCGAGCAGATCGACCTGTACGAAATCAACGAAGCGTTTGCCTCCGTGGCCATGCGTTTCATGAAAGACCTCAACCTGCCGGCGGAAAAAGTCAACGTGAACGGCGGTTCGATTGCCATGGGCCACCCGCTCGGCGCCACCGGCGCCATGATCCTGGGCACCGTGCTGGACGAGCTGGAGCGCCGCAACCTGCGCTACGGCCTGTGCACCCTGTGCGTGGGCGGCGGCATGGGTATCGCCACCATCATCGAGCGTTTGTAA
- a CDS encoding glutathione S-transferase N-terminal domain-containing protein: protein MSAVLDFSTSMLATLSEQGRGVQSRAAARQPEELLELYDMEGCPFCRLVREALTDLDLDAMIYPCPKGGTRFRPLVEKLGGVQQFPFLMDPNTDEALYESADIIAYLYATYGDRPAPRQWLTKSVHTAGSLGASVLRRGRGLRAREARMPQEPLELFSFEASPFARPVRELLTELEIPYVLRQTGRTQAMDWALPAIRDRIAPDYRPTQRNRVELLARAGRVAVPYLIDPNTGVEMFESQEIIRYLNGEYA from the coding sequence ATGAGCGCAGTGCTCGATTTCAGTACCTCGATGCTGGCCACCCTGAGCGAGCAGGGCCGTGGCGTGCAGTCCCGTGCCGCCGCACGCCAGCCGGAAGAGCTGCTGGAACTGTATGACATGGAGGGCTGCCCGTTCTGCCGCCTGGTGCGCGAAGCACTGACGGACCTGGACCTGGACGCGATGATCTACCCCTGCCCGAAGGGCGGCACCCGGTTCCGCCCGCTGGTGGAAAAACTCGGTGGCGTACAGCAGTTCCCGTTCCTGATGGACCCGAACACCGACGAAGCGCTGTATGAATCCGCCGACATCATCGCCTATCTCTATGCCACCTACGGCGACCGCCCGGCACCGCGCCAGTGGCTGACCAAATCCGTCCACACCGCCGGCTCACTCGGCGCCTCGGTGCTGCGCCGTGGCCGGGGCCTGCGCGCCCGCGAGGCCCGCATGCCACAGGAGCCGCTGGAACTGTTCAGCTTCGAGGCCAGCCCGTTTGCGCGCCCGGTGCGTGAACTGCTGACGGAGCTGGAAATCCCCTACGTCCTGCGCCAGACCGGCCGCACGCAGGCAATGGACTGGGCGCTGCCGGCGATACGCGACCGTATTGCACCGGATTACCGGCCGACGCAGCGCAATCGCGTGGAGTTGCTTGCGCGCGCCGGCCGTGTGGCAGTGCCTTATCTGATTGATCCGAACACGGGCGTGGAGATGTTCGAGTCGCAGGAGATCATTCGTTATCTGAACGGCGAATACGCGTGA
- a CDS encoding MFS transporter: MKAVLVSVVALFMSLALLVSGSAMLGTLVALRLDMEGVPKLLLGVVMAFYSTGFVLGAIYGVGVIRKVGHIRAFAVFAALACATTLAHPLFVSAPAWALMRLVVGFCLAGLMTVTESWINDRATNDSRGKLLGVYTINFYMASAAGQILVGFGNPMEFVAYTVVAMLIVLSLVPLSLTQSLIPTPPSSTESMGWRRLARQAPAGTTGALASGIALGAFAALAPVYALQAGRDVSEVAWYMAFSVFCAVLLQWPAGWLSDRWGRLPVLTALLFTGALAAVGTALLGTASVIALFGLSGALYALATGMYPVSVALANDQLPNDQLVAACAGMLRTYGVGTMIGPLLGAALMGVFGDPALFVFIGLSLLLAGIAVQYLFRVSDAVPLEEQGEYVTLGPISTPVLMELDPRNEEFEEHHPGEPAEWDLADKLEMMVIDPEQIEPLPDDDVTGPDPEHK; the protein is encoded by the coding sequence ATGAAAGCCGTACTCGTTTCCGTCGTCGCGCTGTTCATGAGCCTTGCGTTGCTGGTCAGCGGCAGTGCCATGCTCGGTACCCTGGTGGCCCTGCGCCTGGATATGGAAGGCGTGCCCAAGCTGCTGCTCGGTGTGGTGATGGCCTTCTATTCCACCGGTTTCGTGCTGGGCGCCATCTATGGTGTCGGCGTGATTCGCAAGGTGGGTCACATTCGTGCCTTTGCCGTGTTCGCGGCGCTGGCCTGCGCCACCACCCTGGCGCACCCGCTGTTTGTCAGTGCCCCGGCGTGGGCGCTGATGCGCCTGGTGGTCGGCTTCTGCCTGGCCGGCCTGATGACTGTCACCGAAAGCTGGATCAACGACCGCGCCACCAATGATTCCCGTGGCAAGCTGCTCGGGGTCTACACCATTAACTTCTATATGGCGTCCGCAGCGGGCCAGATACTGGTTGGCTTTGGCAATCCGATGGAATTCGTGGCCTATACCGTGGTGGCGATGCTGATCGTGTTGTCGCTGGTGCCGCTGTCACTGACCCAGAGCCTGATCCCCACGCCACCGTCCTCGACGGAATCCATGGGCTGGCGCCGGCTGGCCCGGCAGGCGCCGGCCGGGACCACCGGCGCGCTGGCGTCCGGCATTGCACTCGGTGCCTTCGCCGCACTGGCGCCGGTGTATGCCCTGCAGGCCGGGAGGGACGTTTCCGAGGTTGCCTGGTATATGGCGTTCAGCGTGTTCTGCGCGGTGCTGTTGCAGTGGCCGGCGGGCTGGCTGTCAGATCGCTGGGGCCGGCTGCCAGTGCTGACCGCGTTGCTGTTCACCGGGGCGCTGGCGGCAGTCGGGACGGCGCTGCTTGGCACAGCCTCGGTGATCGCGCTGTTCGGGCTGTCGGGTGCCCTGTATGCGCTGGCCACCGGCATGTACCCGGTCAGCGTGGCGCTGGCCAATGACCAGTTGCCGAATGATCAACTGGTGGCCGCCTGCGCCGGCATGCTGCGCACCTACGGTGTGGGCACCATGATCGGCCCGTTGCTGGGGGCGGCGTTGATGGGGGTGTTCGGTGACCCGGCATTGTTTGTGTTCATTGGCCTGTCACTGTTGCTGGCGGGGATAGCGGTGCAGTACCTGTTCCGTGTCAGCGACGCGGTGCCGCTGGAAGAGCAGGGCGAATATGTCACCCTGGGCCCGATTTCCACGCCGGTGCTGATGGAGCTGGACCCGCGTAACGAGGAATTCGAGGAACATCATCCGGGTGAGCCGGCGGAATGGGATCTGGCGGACAAACTGGAAATGATGGTGATTGACCCGGAGCAGATCGAGCCGCTGCCGGACGACGACGTCACCGGGCCGGACCCCGAACACAAATAA
- a CDS encoding RimK family alpha-L-glutamate ligase codes for MTNVILVVEDRRDWAAYYPAKHLMTAQEYLDSSTVFPSGRVQVINLCRNYRYLSPGYYCSLLAEARGHRGLPSVRTVNDLSRKALYGLHFESFEAALDKAMKKRRQDGDQLTIKIYFGQTEHAGLTELARQIFDQLPCPILQLTFRRRESWTVESVRPIGLHQLKGKEEDAFAAALEAFNARVWRKAGSRRKFRYDLAMLVNPDEKLPPSDKGALRQFVRAGAGLGINVELIGREDYPRLAEYDALFIRETTALDHHTYQFARKAEQEGMVVIDDPGSILRCTNKIYFAELMQGNKVPVPKTRFLFRGGRHDVQAMVEDLGLPVVLKIPDGSFSRGISKADSAEALETALVEYFKQSAVVLAQEFMYTDYDWRIGVLNNRPLFACQYFMSKGHWQIYNHAGGKTLSGGSRTLPVQEVPSKVLRTALKAARLMGNGLYGVDMKQSGDRVVVVEVNDNPNVDSGVEDAWLGEDLYRQVMLEFLRRMEARRLGLAV; via the coding sequence ATGACCAATGTGATTCTGGTGGTCGAAGACCGCCGAGACTGGGCCGCCTATTACCCCGCCAAACACCTGATGACCGCGCAGGAATACCTGGACAGCAGCACCGTCTTCCCCAGTGGACGGGTACAGGTGATCAACCTCTGCCGTAATTACCGTTACCTCAGCCCGGGCTACTACTGCTCCCTGCTGGCGGAAGCCCGTGGTCATCGGGGGCTGCCGTCGGTGCGTACGGTCAACGACCTGTCGCGCAAGGCGCTGTACGGGCTGCACTTCGAATCCTTCGAGGCGGCGCTGGACAAGGCGATGAAAAAGCGCCGCCAGGATGGTGACCAGCTCACCATCAAGATCTATTTCGGCCAGACCGAGCATGCCGGCCTGACTGAACTGGCGCGGCAGATCTTCGACCAGTTGCCGTGCCCGATCCTGCAACTGACATTCCGCCGCCGTGAAAGCTGGACGGTGGAGTCGGTGCGCCCGATCGGCCTGCATCAGCTCAAGGGCAAGGAAGAAGACGCCTTCGCCGCGGCGCTGGAGGCCTTCAACGCCCGCGTCTGGCGCAAGGCCGGCAGCCGCCGCAAGTTCCGCTATGACCTGGCCATGCTGGTGAACCCGGACGAAAAACTGCCGCCGAGCGACAAGGGCGCACTGCGTCAGTTCGTGCGTGCGGGCGCGGGCCTGGGTATCAATGTCGAGTTGATCGGCCGCGAGGATTATCCGCGCCTGGCGGAGTACGACGCGCTGTTCATCCGCGAGACCACGGCGCTGGACCACCACACCTATCAGTTTGCCCGCAAGGCCGAGCAGGAGGGCATGGTGGTGATCGACGACCCCGGCTCGATCCTGCGCTGCACCAACAAGATCTACTTCGCCGAACTGATGCAGGGCAACAAAGTACCGGTGCCGAAGACCCGCTTTCTGTTCCGGGGTGGCAGGCACGATGTGCAGGCGATGGTCGAGGACCTCGGCCTGCCGGTGGTGCTGAAGATTCCCGACGGCAGTTTCTCGCGTGGTATCAGCAAGGCGGACAGTGCCGAGGCGCTGGAGACGGCGCTGGTGGAATACTTCAAGCAGAGTGCGGTGGTGCTGGCGCAGGAGTTCATGTACACGGACTACGACTGGCGCATCGGCGTGCTCAACAACCGGCCGCTGTTTGCCTGCCAGTACTTCATGAGCAAGGGCCATTGGCAGATCTACAACCATGCCGGCGGCAAGACGCTCTCCGGCGGTTCGCGCACGCTGCCTGTGCAGGAGGTGCCGTCCAAGGTATTGCGCACGGCACTCAAGGCCGCCCGCCTGATGGGCAACGGCCTGTACGGCGTGGACATGAAACAGTCCGGTGATCGTGTCGTGGTGGTGGAAGTGAACGACAACCCGAACGTGGACAGCGGGGTCGAGGACGCCTGGCTGGGCGAGGACCTGTACCGGCAGGTCATGCTGGAGTTCTTGCGGCGCATGGAAGCTCGCCGGCTCGGGTTGGCGGTGTGA
- a CDS encoding proteasome-type protease, with amino-acid sequence MTYCVAMRLEQGMIFAADSRTNAGVDHIATFRKLHRFEVDGERLVVIMSAGNLATTQSVLSLLRQRARDAAPKHILNVPSLYDIAELVGGILREVIDRDAGQRQSGVDFGSSFLVGGQIRGEAPRLFHVYPAGNFIEATVDTPYFQIGESKYGKPIIDRVVDFRLPLEQAMKCALISFDSTIRSNLSVGLPLDAMLYDADSFDGSRHYNIDEHHAFYRELREAWSDGLRDTFRSLPPLRL; translated from the coding sequence ATGACCTATTGCGTCGCCATGCGCCTGGAACAGGGCATGATTTTTGCGGCGGATTCCCGCACCAATGCCGGCGTTGACCACATTGCCACCTTCCGCAAACTGCATCGCTTCGAGGTCGACGGTGAACGGCTGGTGGTGATCATGAGCGCCGGTAACCTGGCCACCACGCAGAGTGTGCTGAGCCTGTTGCGCCAGCGCGCCCGTGACGCTGCGCCGAAGCACATTCTCAATGTGCCGAGCCTGTACGACATCGCCGAGTTGGTCGGGGGCATCCTGCGCGAGGTAATTGATCGTGATGCCGGCCAGCGGCAGAGCGGGGTGGATTTTGGCAGCAGCTTCCTGGTCGGCGGGCAGATCCGGGGGGAGGCGCCAAGGCTGTTCCACGTCTACCCGGCGGGTAATTTCATCGAGGCCACGGTGGATACGCCGTATTTCCAGATCGGCGAGAGCAAATACGGCAAGCCGATCATCGACCGGGTGGTGGATTTCCGCCTGCCGCTGGAGCAGGCGATGAAATGCGCGCTGATCTCGTTTGACTCCACCATCCGCTCGAACCTGTCGGTGGGGCTGCCGCTGGACGCCATGCTCTACGACGCGGACAGCTTTGACGGCAGCCGCCACTACAATATCGACGAGCACCACGCCTTCTACCGTGAACTGCGTGAAGCCTGGTCCGACGGCCTGCGCGACACCTTCCGCTCGCTACCGCCCCTGCGTCTGTAA
- a CDS encoding transglutaminase family protein — protein MRLSIEHLTTYRYDELARHSTQYVRLTPKSSARQRVLDWQLDMPAAPLISTDGFGNILHVLTLDEPHRSISIRAHGEVDVLDEDMEDEDDSLSPLVHSRFTRLTRPSAALTEFAHQCIRQPGRAGMEKLMVEVLSHMPYTPGSTHAGSTAGEAFALGQGVCQDHTHVFLACARLLGLPARYVSGYLYSQDEGHVASHAWAEVWLDDGWHTFDITNQQCQPRNHLKLAVGMDYLDACPVRGVRYGGGPESLHAVATVERLDEPQQ, from the coding sequence ATGAGACTGTCCATCGAACACCTGACGACCTACCGCTATGACGAACTGGCGCGCCACAGTACGCAGTACGTGCGCCTGACACCGAAAAGCTCGGCACGCCAGCGTGTGCTCGACTGGCAACTGGACATGCCCGCTGCGCCGCTGATCAGCACGGACGGTTTTGGCAATATTCTGCACGTGCTGACGCTGGACGAGCCGCACCGTTCCATTTCCATTCGCGCGCACGGCGAGGTGGACGTGCTGGACGAGGACATGGAGGACGAGGACGATAGCCTGTCGCCGCTGGTACACAGCCGCTTCACGCGGCTGACCCGGCCGAGCGCGGCACTGACGGAGTTCGCCCACCAGTGCATCCGTCAGCCGGGGCGGGCCGGGATGGAAAAACTGATGGTCGAAGTGCTCTCGCACATGCCCTACACGCCCGGCAGCACCCACGCGGGCAGCACCGCCGGTGAGGCGTTCGCGCTCGGGCAGGGCGTCTGCCAGGATCACACCCACGTGTTCCTGGCCTGCGCGCGGCTGCTGGGCCTGCCGGCCCGTTATGTCAGCGGCTATCTCTACAGCCAGGACGAAGGGCATGTGGCCAGCCATGCCTGGGCCGAGGTCTGGCTGGACGATGGCTGGCACACCTTCGACATCACCAACCAGCAATGCCAGCCACGCAATCACCTGAAGCTGGCGGTGGGCATGGACTATCTGGATGCCTGCCCGGTGCGTGGCGTACGCTATGGCGGCGGCCCCGAGTCCCTGCACGCGGTGGCCACCGTGGAGCGGCTCGACGAGCCGCAACAATAG
- a CDS encoding alpha-E domain-containing protein — MLSRTASELYWMSRHLERAENIARMLDVAWNLSLIPFSETVNEEVAAPLKITGSLERYIEKYDTVQVNNVLHFFALDEDNPGSIYCCIRQARENAHAVRGKITSEIWESINTTWIELQNIRRYGLIAMGASAFLDWVKERSHLFRGATYGTIIRNDAFRFIRIGTFIERADNTARILDVKHQIQGPKGNSAVDYYRWNALLRSVGAFEAYRELYSDRITHEHVAEMLILRAEVPRSLRSCMEMLCELLPSVEGDSGLDAKRLAAVLYARLQYGDIDHVFAIGLHEYLTDFLRRVNELADTIQSAYLEVI; from the coding sequence ATGCTGAGCCGGACCGCATCGGAACTGTACTGGATGTCGCGGCACCTGGAGCGCGCGGAGAATATCGCCCGGATGCTCGACGTGGCCTGGAACCTGTCACTGATCCCGTTTTCGGAAACGGTGAACGAGGAAGTCGCCGCGCCCCTGAAAATCACCGGCAGCCTGGAACGCTATATCGAGAAATACGATACGGTGCAGGTCAACAATGTGCTGCACTTTTTCGCTCTGGATGAAGACAACCCCGGCAGCATTTACTGCTGCATCCGCCAGGCACGCGAAAACGCCCATGCGGTGCGTGGCAAGATCACCAGTGAAATCTGGGAGAGCATCAACACCACCTGGATCGAGCTGCAGAACATCCGTCGCTACGGCCTGATCGCCATGGGCGCCAGCGCTTTCCTGGACTGGGTGAAGGAGCGCTCGCACCTGTTTCGGGGTGCTACCTACGGCACCATCATTCGCAACGATGCGTTCCGTTTTATCCGCATCGGTACCTTTATCGAACGCGCCGACAACACCGCCCGGATTCTGGATGTGAAGCACCAGATACAGGGGCCGAAGGGCAATAGCGCGGTGGATTATTACCGCTGGAATGCCCTGTTGCGGTCGGTCGGTGCGTTTGAGGCGTATCGTGAACTGTACAGTGACCGCATTACCCATGAGCACGTGGCAGAGATGCTGATCCTGCGTGCGGAAGTGCCACGCTCGTTGCGCTCCTGCATGGAAATGCTGTGTGAACTGTTGCCGTCGGTGGAAGGCGACTCCGGCCTGGACGCCAAGCGCCTGGCGGCGGTGTTGTACGCGCGCCTGCAGTACGGCGATATCGACCACGTCTTTGCCATCGGCCTGCACGAATACCTGACCGATTTTCTCCGCCGTGTGAATGAACTGGCCGACACCATCCAGTCGGCTTACCTTGAAGTCATATGA
- a CDS encoding circularly permuted type 2 ATP-grasp protein — protein MIKVTTPPAGGFDEMFGAPGKVREQYAAYWRWLEGVSMDTIERKRKEADLLFHRVGITFNVYGAEEGTERLIPFDSLPRIIPAAEWQALEQGILQRVEALNLFLHDIYHDQAILKSGRIPADQVFANAQYQPCMQGLDLPNAIYAHIAGVDLIRNNDGDYYVLEDNLRTPSGVSYMIENRRMLMRLYPELFAKHRVAPVDHYPALLHEMLAQSCHVASPCVVVLTPGRYNSAYFEHAFLARQMGVELVEGADLFTKGGFVYMRTTAGPQRVDVIYRRIDDAYLDPLAFEPDSMLGVPGLMSAYREGNVVLANAVGTGVADDKSIYPYVPDMIRFYLGQEPILKNVPTWQCRKADDLGHVLDNLHELVVKEVHGAGGYGMLIGPASTREQIEQFRKQLVAYPENYIAQPTLSLSSCPVFVEEGIAPRHIDLRPFVLSGREVRLVPGGLTRVAMKEGSLVVNSSQGGGTKDTWVLEAPSC, from the coding sequence ATGATCAAGGTGACTACACCGCCCGCAGGCGGGTTTGACGAGATGTTTGGCGCACCCGGCAAGGTGCGGGAACAATATGCCGCCTACTGGCGCTGGCTCGAAGGGGTGTCGATGGACACCATCGAGCGCAAGCGCAAGGAAGCGGATCTGCTTTTTCACCGGGTCGGGATTACCTTCAATGTGTACGGCGCCGAGGAGGGCACCGAACGGCTGATCCCGTTCGACAGCCTGCCGCGCATCATCCCGGCGGCCGAGTGGCAGGCGCTGGAGCAGGGCATCCTGCAACGGGTCGAGGCGCTGAACCTGTTTCTGCACGATATCTATCACGACCAGGCGATCCTGAAATCCGGCCGCATTCCGGCGGATCAGGTATTTGCCAATGCCCAGTACCAGCCCTGCATGCAGGGGCTGGACCTGCCAAACGCCATCTATGCGCATATCGCAGGTGTCGATCTGATCCGCAACAACGACGGCGATTATTATGTGCTGGAGGACAACCTGCGCACGCCGTCGGGGGTCTCCTACATGATCGAAAACCGCCGCATGCTGATGCGGCTGTACCCGGAATTGTTTGCGAAGCATCGCGTGGCGCCGGTGGACCATTATCCGGCACTGCTGCACGAAATGCTGGCGCAGAGTTGCCATGTCGCAAGCCCGTGCGTAGTGGTGCTGACACCCGGCCGCTACAACAGTGCCTATTTCGAACATGCCTTCCTCGCCCGGCAGATGGGCGTGGAGCTGGTGGAAGGTGCTGACCTGTTCACCAAGGGGGGCTTCGTCTACATGCGCACGACCGCCGGCCCGCAGCGGGTGGATGTGATCTATCGCCGTATTGATGACGCCTACCTGGACCCGCTGGCGTTCGAGCCGGATTCCATGCTTGGTGTGCCGGGCCTGATGTCTGCCTACCGTGAAGGCAATGTGGTGCTGGCCAATGCGGTCGGTACCGGTGTGGCGGATGACAAGTCGATTTACCCCTATGTGCCGGACATGATCCGCTTTTACCTCGGCCAGGAACCGATCCTGAAAAACGTACCCACCTGGCAGTGTCGCAAGGCAGATGATCTTGGCCACGTGCTCGACAACCTGCATGAGCTGGTGGTGAAGGAAGTCCATGGCGCCGGTGGCTACGGCATGCTGATCGGCCCGGCCAGTACGCGCGAGCAGATCGAGCAGTTCCGCAAGCAACTGGTGGCGTATCCGGAGAACTACATTGCGCAACCGACGCTGTCGCTGTCCAGTTGCCCGGTCTTCGTCGAGGAGGGCATCGCGCCACGGCATATCGACCTGCGGCCGTTCGTCCTCAGTGGCCGCGAGGTGCGTCTGGTGCCGGGCGGGCTGACCCGTGTGGCCATGAAAGAAGGCTCGCTGGTGGTGAACTCGTCGCAGGGCGGTGGCACCAAGGACACCTGGGTACTGGAGGCGCCGTCATGCTGA